The genomic interval tgtgtgaaattccatatttttcggcatctaatttccttgatttgtggtatttaattcattaattattcaattaattttttgttttaagaaattgggtattaattgcattattttgagaaaaaatgcaaaataaaaggaatttagagttgtcacATATCAAGACGGAAAGACGGCAAAATACATAGGAGATAGCTGATTTTGGAAAGGAGAGAATCTCGctatttattgagaaattcaCAGTTAGAGACTTAATTGACAATTGGAGGAAGTTTAGGTCCTTTGGATAATATTTGACACaaaaaatttctgaatgattgaaGCAGACCTGAtactataaaaaggaaaattgttcTCTGTTTTGgggatttgttttttttttagcatcattttctttcagaAATAAACACAGCCGCAACCCTTCgctggttcttcttcaattaggataagatttttattttatttttctgtgaaGCCATGAACATGAACATGAGTGGCTAACTGTTTTCTTTAGTCAAGTAATTGAGATCATGGTTCTAAGACgattgtgagatcttctttacccgttctttttttttaaatatttaatctattcctgattttatttattgttgtcttgttcaattaaataggagacgtcttatttactttggattaaatacaactttgctagattaaattattgaatccgtaattgtttgatggtttaatcataagtggctaACTAGCATGATCGGTGAAGTAGAATAActattgtatgttagtggaatatgttaatataatttaaacaaaaacagcgtccgtgttttgttgattagaatcggtggtttttctaattcttatttctgttttcaatttaaactctaagatcgtatctagaattgattgaaaaacaagataagtaattaaagaacgttTCTTAATTATCGACACCCAAGGAAAAGCAGAACAACAAGTATCTTGATGTTTCATAACcggtttatttaaaaagaaatattaatctttttatcgatgatcaattgaattgaaccatactTGAATTACTCGGCTAGAACTCgccttattattgtttcaatctagttttctgcttgctttgattatttaattttgaattaaatttttttgtttattggtaggattcgaaacaacaaaatccctcttgctttattttgttaaatttcagaTAAATACCTTAATCTCTGTAGATACGACTCTATTTGccctatctacaagttttcattgagagagtagaaaattttatttttggtggatttgACATCCATCAAACTATTATGCATCTTTTGTTGCCTTACATAAAAATTTTCCGATGTTTCGATTCTTGTCAACcgaatttttattttgtggtAAGTTTGTGATCTGTATGTTTATCAACATTGAACTCATTGCTTTTCAACATCCTGCAGACTCGGAAACGATGAACCTACCACACAATCAACGCCAGTCTTTtcatgtgtgttgtatgccaaACTGACCTTGCACCAAGCGAGGGCATCTCAGTTCATGCTGGTTCCATCTTCGCCACCAGCTCAAAACCCTGGCAAGGACCTTTTCTTTGTGCCGATTGTCATAATAAGAAGGATGCCATGGAAGGAAAACGACGTTGTGGAATTAAGGTgacataatttcttttttgtaaCTCTCATTATTCTTTCTCCgtgcattttaattttttgtaccCAAAACCCTCTAGGATAGTCAATTTATTGAATCTTACTGTATCAATTGTCTATGAAATATtgtaatatacaaaataatgtacAATAAGTTTTAGTGGTGAAAGAAGAGTTAATTGAGGATAATACTCATCGATTTTTCGGATTTCCCTAGTAAAATGAGTCTGTTATGTCCTTTTAATATTCACCATTTGTACATGTAGTATTACTTTATACTAATTTCATTTCTAACTGATAGTTGGCCATTCAATCACAGGGCTGCTCAAGGAATACAAGGTGGATGTCAAATCCACCACTCAAAGCTTAAACTAAgacaaaaacaatgaaataattgagaacATTCATTAACTTATTACTTTACATCTTTTTTTGTAAAAATCTTAACTGAAGAATTTGATTTACTTTATGAAGTTCACTTTTCTTGGCGGAAATATCTTCATCTTTGGTCTTGATCTTGGAGAAGATAACAAAGGCTTGAGTGGAATTTGCAAACAACCAAGGCTCCCTTCTAACATAGCCAACACTATGCCCACTGTGGGTCTGTTTAAAGGGATAGTTTGTATGCACACTTAGATAAATTCTACACCAATTAAATATAGGGAAAATGTTGAGTACCCTTTGAGAACGATAAAAGAAGATTATTAAATCGTTATGTACTATATTTAAAGTtgacaatattttgatattgattggATGTTacacataattaccatttcccTCGcacatttttttatcctttgCTAGCCAAGTTCTTCATTGATTTTGAGGCAATTGTAAATCTAGTgtagaaaatatatatcataGGTACAATCAACTACAACtttaaaattctttctttttccaaccATTTCTATAACCACCATTCCATGTTTACAAACATTAGGTTTCTAAAAAGCTTCTCCAATGTCTCAACTAAATAATTTTGGTGCAATATAGCACAATAGTTCCTCATGTGGGATATATTTAGTGTTAGAGTGTAGAGTTTGatcatgtttaaaaaatatctcTATAGGGTTAGCCGAGAGTTATTGTGAGGTATAGCCACACAAAAGATGATCAAAGGGTCCAATTGCTTGGTCGATGGAAGGCAATCAAGGGGGCAATGCCCCTTGCAGCGGATCGAAGGCAAACTCTCAAAAAACAACCTGCATTCAATGACAATTCTTAACAACCTGCATTCGATCAGTGAAAATAGTTAATTCTTTGATAGTTCAAACTTTGACATCCATTTATGTTGATGAATTCAAGTTTTCTTGATACAATACTCTCTTTGTTGGAGCAATTTGTTACATAATAGTATAACAATATTACTTTTAACAATTGTGTTGAAGAATCTACTTGTGATCTTGGAGGGAAGATAAGAAAGGCCTTGGTGGGATTTGCAGCAAATCAAGGTTGTCTTTCAACATATCCACCACTCTGCTCATTGTTGGCCTGTCTGAGGGGTTAGTCTGTATGCACCACAAGCTCACTGTTATCATCTTTCTTGTACAATTTTTGTCCTCTTCATTTGAAATACAATCCAATCCAAGCTCTTCACCTTCTTCAAGACATTTGTAAATCCACTGTGGAAAGTATATCTCACTGGTATTTTGAACTTCAACATTTCTATTATGTCTTCCTCCAGTCATTTCTAAAACCATCATTCCATAACTATAAACATCTGACTTGTGAGAGACCTCTCCAAAGTTTCTTAAAAATACTTCGGGAGCAATGTAACCAATAGTCCCTCGTGCAGTTGCCATTGATACGATACTCTGTTTGTTGGGGCAAATTTTAGCCAAACCAAAATCAGAGATCTTTGGACAAAAATCTTCATCAAGGAGAATGTTCGAAGGCTTTATGTCAAAGTGCAAAATTCTTGTGCTACAACCGCGGTGTAAATACTCCAACCCTCGAGCTATGCCTATTGCAATTTGGTACAATGTTTTTGACTTCAATGGATTCTTTTTATCTATGAACTTCTCTAGAGATCCATTCGACATAAACTCGTAGATGAGAGCTCTCCTATGACCTTCAAAACAATAGCCTAAAAGAGTGACTATGTTGACATGGGCAGTCCTACTGATGCTAGCAACCTCATTAATAAATTCTTCACCATTACCTGTAGACTCAGTCAAGACCTTCACTGCGACATTACGACCATCATGTAGCCTACCTTCGTAAACACTTCCATATCCTCCTTGACCCAATTTATGTCTAAATGAATTGGTCATAATTTTAACATCAGAATAATTGTATCTATTAGGTGCAAGTGATCCATGCTTCCTTAAAAATTCCTTGATGTTTCGGTGACTCGTAGTTTTCTTGTTGCAGAACACCACTGAAGTATATGGTGACGATTTGTAGATGCAAAAGGCTACAACTATCAACATTCCAGATATAGTGATTGATATAGCtgcaattaattaaagaaaatgagtttttaGAGCATCCCAATGGAAAATTatattgacaaattttaatggtTAGAAAGACATTAATGCCGCCAATATTTGcacatgtaaatataaaatctcaTTTCTAGAAGTTGATGGCCATATATTACCGGCTGCAGCCTTTGGATAAGTTCTTTTATATGAATATAGGACCATAATACTAAAAAAGTTTTGATGTATGTAACATCCTTGATCCTATAGCTTACAACATTGTCAATATAGTGGTCCATCTATTGTCTCAAAACGAGGACACTAAGCGAGGGACTTAGCATCTTGGATGAGGTTTGCCCTACTATTTGTAAGACATAAAACCATTTATAACATCACCACACTTAAGATATTGTTGGCTTTGGACACACAATTCATTATGTGTATCTAATAGCTTAAGAATTCGTAGACTATTTAGCTAGTCTTATTTTATCATTCACAAGCAATATGAGATATCTAAACTTATCCAACATATCTcttatgttttgttaatataagaTTTGTCTAAAGTGTTACAATGCGTTGAAACAATTCTCTAGATTTCAAGTTCCCTGGAAAAATAGGAGTAGAAGAAAAGATATTTGGTTAAAGAAGTGTATTACCAACTCCTATGCCCAGCTTCAATCGGAATTTCCCATTCCCTGTAGCAAGTTGGAAGCAAAATGTTATTAGTTCTTTGAGTGATTGTTTATTATATCAGGCTTGGATTTGTTATGAGAATAAAATTTGGGCAACATATATAGATCTGTAAAAGCTAATAATAAGTTAGATGAAAAACCAAAATGTAAAACACGGAAAGCAAGatatgtaaaattcaaattgcgGGTAGCATCTAGTGAATCCACTACATAATAAGAAGCATGCAGTGGATGGTTAAACACCGCTTATAGGCTTGGAGGCGCTGCCTTCTTCACCTTGTCCGCTCACCGGAGAGAGGGACCTCAGCCTACTGATCGACAACATGACCTCATATGCATTAACGTAGGCCCTTATAGACAATTTCATCATAAAACACTGTGAAAATCAGTTGGAGAAAGGAGGAGTTTTGTTTTTCCAAGAAGGGCATTAAGACTAATGCACCTCATTCAAATCTATGAAATTTACCAAGTAAAATATAACAACAAAGAAATCATTATGTAAAATCGAAAAGCAAGATATGTGGCAACCAGGAATCAGTCCTAGAACTTCACCATAAGTAGTGATACCTGAGGAGTTTGTTCTTCCTGCCACAGAACAATTAAAGTTTCCATTGCTATCAGTTTTGCATTGTCCTCCCGCCAAAAAGCAATCATAACATTCATCAGTCACATTCACTTCCACCGAAAAGAAGCCCGTAAACAAATTAGAATATTCAATACTTGTTTTAGTAGTTTTCATTTGTAACTTAAGCTGTGAACAACCAGGAAGCGAGCCTGGAAAACAATTTGTTGGGCCCCTGCAAACGATAACGAAGTGTTGGGAATTATTGCAGACAGAAGTGAAATTTTTCGGGATAGTGTAATTGAGGGGGCATTCGAACGCTGCTTGTTGATGGGGCAcatcaaatgagagaaaaggaGAGATTGGAAGAGTTAAGTTTTCCAAGGATTTTCTGCTACATTTTTGAAACTCTTCTTTAGGATTTTTGTCTTGAAGCTCTAATGTATTATCCTGAGAGATGCCCGTGATATTGAACCATTGCCCCTTCTTCCCCAGCTGAATCCTCGGAAATGGTTCAGTGCAGTTATCTACAACCAGCAACCCACATTCCCGATGCGTTCGATTGGAGAAGGGGAAGCCTATGTTGCCAAGAAAACCACAGCGAAAACGTGGACATCTCGGAATATTCAGCCTCCTGTCCTCTTGAGCTAGGCAAAGCAGTAAAAGGAAAAGAACTGATAAAAGAAAAGTCAGAACGTAAGAGATATGAGCCATCTTCAGTCAGCAACAGAAGTAACAACAAGCTCAAACTATGGCTACTTTCCGAAGTCTTTTGCACTCCTTTCTCAATATGGAACTTGAAATGCCTTATCCATCCCAACACGGCAGTTGACTTGGAAATCACATAGAGAAGACTTGGGAAATCAACGAGTGCAATTTGGGCTATTCCTCAAGGTTACCCAAAGACAAATGTAAACCTTCTCAACTTCATCTGTGTTATTAATTAGCACTGACTAGTGACTGTAAACTTTAATtcagaatataatttaatatgaacatAAATAGAATATAGATACTGAATCCTTATATCAAAATTGAATATGGAATTAATAATTAGGGATATAGAAAAACTTGTCTGAGTCATATCTCTGAAACCAAAGATCTTTAGAAAACCATCTGAAACTTGAAAATATGTTATGACAGATCTTCCACTTCAGAAATCTCCTTATGACGGCTTTGAATGGGTAAGCGTATCAAAATCAAGTTTTGGAGTGGGGACCTAgcctatttataagaaattatctgGACCCTCTCATTAAAGGTCCAATTACTGAAGACCCACACTAAACCGTCCACCCAGaccaataatttttaagtgtattgggCATATCTTTGTTGAACACTCAAGCTCATCTGTAAATTGGCATTAGACTATCtaattatctgattttataaaaccaaaattataattgatattagcccacatcagaaaatttctaacattctctcACTTggacaacattaattattttattttattttattttaagaaaagaaaacaattttaactCTCGGGTAATCAACGATTTTAACTTCAAGTGGCCACTATTTTATAAAACGAAATAatctaaagataaattacactataataaataatctaGTTGATATGATCATTAACAATGAACCAAGACATTACTTATGCACTATATCGACACAAGATCATCCTCGATTACGAttactaataattaaatcaacGCGAATCAAGCTGAGAGTGTGGCAGAATAGCACCCAACAAGGTGATCATAAGTAGTGTTATATCTCTGTCAgttctctttatgatttctctctaacctttatgtttcaaaagaaacaagagaaattcCTTTACTTCCAATGAAACCTGTACGTTTCAATTTTGCTCGAGACTAATGAAACACTCATACAACTGTCATACTCAAGGGAAACTTtatcttgagacacatgttgTACTTTAACcttatacatgcatatatatccatacatagataaatatatacataatcaaaaatccatataataagttttgcaaaactcataattacaataaatcatctcataattataataaatcatccaataaaacaatgtcataAAGTCAAACAGAAAACAACCACAAATTACTTTAAGACTCCCACTAACCTAAGACATCAAAAGATTCTAACACACCCATATTCATCACATGACCTTTAAAAACAGTGGGCTTGAGTCCTTTGGTTAGGGATCGGCCAACGTCGCATCAGTACTAATATGCTCCATCATGATATCTCTTTTCTTTATGAGATCCCTGATTGTAAGATATTTTAGCTCTATATGTTTTGACTTGCTATTGGCTTTATTGTTCTTGCAAAAGAATGTAGTCGTATAATTATCATAGTAAATCACAAGCGGTCTA from Mangifera indica cultivar Alphonso unplaced genomic scaffold, CATAS_Mindica_2.1 Un_0048, whole genome shotgun sequence carries:
- the LOC123206755 gene encoding PR5-like receptor kinase, which codes for MLIVVAFCIYKSSPYTSVVFCNKKTTSHRNIKEFLRKHGSLAPNRYNYSDVKIMTNSFRHKLGQGGYGSVYEGRLHDGRNVAVKVLTESTGNGEEFINEVASISRTAHVNIVTLLGYCFEGHRRALIYEFMSNGSLEKFIDKKNPLKSKTLYQIAIGIARGLEYLHRGCSTRILHFDIKPSNILLDEDFCPKISDFGLAKICPNKQSIVSMATARGTIGYIAPEVFLRNFGEVSHKSDVYSYGMMVLEMTGGRHNRNVEVQNTSEIYFPQWIYKCLEEGEELGLDCISNEEDKNCTRKMITVSLWCIQTNPSDRPTMSRVVDMLKDNLDLLQIPPRPFLSSPSKSMKNLASKG
- the LOC123206756 gene encoding LEAF RUST 10 DISEASE-RESISTANCE LOCUS RECEPTOR-LIKE PROTEIN KINASE-like 1.1, with amino-acid sequence MAHISYVLTFLLSVLFLLLLCLAQEDRRLNIPRCPRFRCGFLGNIGFPFSNRTHRECGLLVVDNCTEPFPRIQLGKKGQWFNITGISQDNTLELQDKNPKEEFQKCSRKSLENLTLPISPFLSFDVPHQQAAFECPLNYTIPKNFTSVCNNSQHFVIVCRGPTNCFPGSLPGCSQLKLQMKTTKTSIEYSNLFTGFFSVEVNVTDECYDCFLAGGQCKTDSNGNFNCSVAGRTNSSGITTYGEVLGLIPGCHISCFSILHNDFFVVIFYLVNFIDLNEVH